The Xiphophorus hellerii strain 12219 chromosome 6, Xiphophorus_hellerii-4.1, whole genome shotgun sequence genomic interval TCTTCTGTTTAATGTCCAGcttcgtctttttttttcattttctgatccAGGAAATTGAAAAGTCGCACAGTCAAAATAGAAAAACCAAAGATGGGACAACCGACAGCAATAAAGGTACTCTATgtcctgatttattttatttgtttttctcttaacCTGGGATATTTTTGGCACAAATCCATAACGGCATCCATTTCTCCTGACTTCTCAAAGCAGGCAATATCAGAGATAGATATCAGTCACTCTAAATTTTCTCTTAAAGGATTCTGAGTCAGTCAAGGCAGAAAACGCTGTAAATGAACACACAACTCTTACATAAATTGCATAATTCTATCcttgtttactttttgtaaaatgcGAGCTATgctcttttaattttaaaagccTGTGTTTATCACAACAGTCAGTCAGAGCTGTTTTATTATGTCAGCATTTTATCTATCACATAATCATTTAATCTTTCTTAAGTTGAAATGATCTTCATCTTAAGAAAGATGAAGATCTTTCTTAAGAGCTTCATCTTAAGAAAGACCTTAACATCTTTCTTAAGAAGACAGTTGTAGTTTGGTAAATTTAacccttttgtctttttatttcctcaagcaaaaatgattatttagcTAAACATTGATGCCGAACTTTATTAACTATTTGCTTTTTAACTACAGAGTATTGTTCTTCTGGGTTTGTAGACTTGTTggacagttttttaaattttttatcctTTAATAATGAACAccaattaaaaattacatttcgtGTTCACTTGTGTTGACTTTGACAAACATTTCAattagtttgatatttttaaacactgaaGTGTGCGAAGCATACAAAAAAAGGgaggcaaacactttttcacactgCTACTTGCATATAAGCATAGAAAAGATTGTAAAGAGATCGATGATCattaccctttttttttctgtggttgcTTATGAACATAAAACCTGGTTCCTGCACCTTCACTCTACCAAAAGtgttaaattgaaaataatcattttaaaaacatcatgcGTTATGAAAGAGGGCTCGGTTTGGCTGGTGAGCCTCTCTGGTTCAGCTGCCTGTTCGGGAACTCCTGGAGACAAACATTGCAGCTGCTGTGTATGAATTTGGGCCGCCTGACCTGATTCAAGCAAGTTTGAGCTTGTACTAAAACATCCTTACTGAAAGAGCTCTTATGAAGCAGTAACTTTTCTGTTTAGCCGTCTTCTGTTCAATGAACACGAAGTGGAGGAAATATTTATCTGATCGCAGCGGTTTTGTGAGCTTGCTCACCTGGAAAGAAAGGAAGGGTTTTAATGAAATGAGGTGTTGATCCCCTGCGACCCTGCCAGGTTTCACGTGTCTGTTTGGCACAGAGGTCAAACGCAGAATAAATCCTTTCATATCAGCTATCACCATGGAAAGACAGGATATGTCAAAGGCACAAGATAGGAGATCTGAGCAGGGTGTAAATCTTGCAactatctgtgtgtttttgtttttattcagaaatgttggAAAACATGATGATGAAAAATCAGGGAGTTTTTCTGTTACGACATGAATTCAACACATTTATGGACTAATGGCCCATCTAGtcataaaaatgtcatgtgtGAACATTCCTCCCATAGTGGAGGCACTGATTGGTCAGTGGTGACCCAGGACGCATTGCCAGGGCAacaaggagggagggaggaagggagaTCCACGTTAATGTCATTGAGGCTCCTAGTCGGTCTCCACACCTTAGTCCTCCAAAAATGTTCTGAATGAGCCGTAGCTTCGTGTTGCTTAGCAGCAACCACTAAACCTAAAGGATTTAGAGTATTTCTGAACAGAGGAGCGAACCAAAATCCTTCCTGAGAGGTTTGCCAACCTGATGACCAGCCGAACAAAATCTCTGAGCCGTGCTTGGCAACAAAGGTGTCGCTGTGAAGCCCTTAGTAATGTTCTTCTAAagaataaaatctgtattttttccaTAGTAGAATTTAAATATCATATCATAGCGAAGTTTAATTaatgataaattattaattGTTTATAGTGAACGACATACACCAGAGAAGACAGTGAGTCtttgcaacatattttttttattggttttagaTGTGCATTCTGAGCTGATTTTTATCTAATACTTTGGACTGTTTCCTCAAGCTTTTCCTCATTCTTAAGCCAGTTTTGATGACTTGACCTCTCCTTTATTTACAAAGTGTGAGAAGGCATATAGAATAAGGAAATCAGTATTAAGCACAGCTCAGGCAAATATTCTCGCTAAAATGTGAGAGGGAGCAGTGAGATTGCAGAGGGAGTACGgtgaatttgtttaattttgacaGCCCAGTTAGATTTTTCACCTCTCATCTGCGTCTCTGTCGTCAGTGGATGGTCTGGCTTACTCTGCTCTGCTGAAGAACGAGCTGCTAGGAGCGGGAATCGAGAAAGTTCAAGACCCTCAGTCTGAAGACCGTCGATTGCAGCCATCTACTCCTGCCAAGAGGAGCCTTTTTagtgtaagaaaagaaaacggCTGTAATTcgtatttgttcattttaaacggGGATTTCCTCCGAGTTATTTGCCGTTTGTGTTTCATAGTATTCTGTAAGTACGAAGAGGGCTCTACCAGAAGAAGACGGCAACACGGTTTCCCCGTATTCTTTATCACCCGTCAGTAGCAACAGgtaatcatttttattccagAATCAAagagttttttgggtttttttgttgctatgattttttttcttaacttgtTATTTGGTCTGCAGCCAAAAATTGCTACGGTCACCAAGAAAGCCTACACGCAAGATTTCCAAAATTCCCTTTAAAGTTTTAGATGCTCCAGAGCTTCAGGATGATTTCTACCTCAACCTGGTGGACTGGTCCTCTCTGAACGTGCTCAGCGTGGGGCTGGGTACCTGTGTTTACCTGTGGAGCGCCTGCACCAGCCAGGTGTGCGACGCCTCTTTTGAATCTGGCGTTGAAAGTTTTCCGATCTTTGTGTAGCGCGTGTCgagaactttttttctttctttttgtttcctagGTGACGCGTCTTTGCGACCTCTCTGTAGAAGGAGATTCGGTTACGTCAGTGGGCTGGTCAGAGAGGGTAGGTCCCcatctttttacaaaaaaaaaattaaatggacCTTTCTTAACATGAAAAGATGGAGCTCTAAAATAAGTCACTGACTTattttagactttattttttctccagaaatcaaaacaaattttattttagttcagttttagGTATTTGTTTGTACTGCAtaccagaaaaaaatgtcttatttataagttgaaatgtttaaagGGCAATGAAATTCACATTATTTATGaatctacaaataaaatgcattattagaATGTGAAGTATGATGGGACTTAATTGGAACTAAATTAGATCTCAATACAATTATGAATGCATCTATAAAAGAGAACAATATATTATTAAGTCACAgccttttgttaaaatataatacgAACTGTTACATCTCAATGTGACTTACAAATGCCTTGTACCAATCAGTACTGCCTAATATTCATGAGTGTGGCTGGTTCTCTTTTGGATAATATTATCCACACAATTAAGtggaacaaattaaaattgatGTGACCAGAGGCACAAAGACATAATCTGTCAAATATGCAGGaatgtttctggtttctgtGGAGACTTGACTTATTGCCAGTCGACATGATTTATCTGAGCTACTGCATTTGTTTTACAGTCCAAATCCTtgactgtaaaataaataaaatacccGGGCAGttgtgtatatttatatttacacaatataagaactgttaaaaaataaatgttgggCAAAAACTTAACTAGAAGATTTACTTTATGGTTATGATGTAGAGTTTAGATTTATGACCCAACCCCAACCAGTGAATACATAGAGGACAGAGACAGCCGAACAAGAATACACAATGTGCAGTTGTGTTAATCTGCTTATTATAGTCTAAATAAAGGAGTTAATAGTTAACCTTCTGAGGAAATAAAGGATATAAATAGGGTGAAGATTCTAGACAGAATGTATCAGCGCAGACTCCGCCCTGTTCCACTCAAACAGCAGCAGCGATTGGTTCCTATCAATCACGCGTCCCAACATGACTCACCCTGTGGTTACAACAAGCGACAGGATGGAGCCGGAAGACATtgaacaaaagctaaaaacggGAGAAGGTTTACTTCTGACTTAATTGATGGCCTAaagaaaaagctgtaaaatcttaattaaaataatatgtcgGGTTTCTTCTGGCTCAGGCCTATAATTAAAGTTAATCAGTAGTGTTGAATTGGGCTTAGACATAAAGCCTGCTGGTCAAGTTGGATTGGGTCTAAATGTAGACCATGATTAAAAAGTCATGGTCTAAATAGTTCACTATTTAAAAATCAAGTTTCTATTCTGGTCAATGGGAGTAGAAATGGACGTCGTATTAAAGCTACCCAGGATTTACAGAAAAAGGCTATTGAAATAGAAACATATCCATTATCCATTATTGAGCAGAGCACAAAATTtctgttcctctttttttcaataattaaaTGAAAGTTGAAGGTTTAAGGTTTAAATGCGTCATCTGACTCCACAATCACATATCTAAGTGTTTGGGCTGAGCTGTGTTTAACTGGacgtgtgttgtttttgttgtttttagggtAACCTGGTAGCGGTGGGCACTCATAAGGGCTACGTCCAGATTTGGGACGCGGCAGCAGGGAAGAAGCTTTCTGTATTGGAGGGACACACGGCCAGAGTGGGTGAGTTGACAGTAAGACAGATGAAGGAGGAGACGGTGCGAAGACGAATTTATTAGAAGCTTTGAATATTTCCTAGCAGTTGTTATCAGTGTCTCTCGTTCTCACCCAGTGAATCATCTCCCCTTTGACCTGCCTTtcgttgtttttctttttttgctgccaGGTGCTTTGGCGTGGAACGCCGACCAGCTGTCGTCTGGAAGCCGCGATCGTGTGATCCTGCAGCGGGACATCAGAGCGCCACCTCTGCAGTCGGAGCGCCGTCTCCAGGGCCACAGGCAGGAAGTCTGCGGGCTCAAGTGGAGCACGGACCACCAGCTTCTGGCTTCAGGTGGAAACGATAACAAGGTGGGCAGAAGAAGGATCTTACCTGTTCCTCCGACGGCTGAACTGAACGAATGGAGAGCAACCTAACGTCCTGCATTTCCCTGTTTCCATAGCTACTTGTGTGGAACCACTCGAGCGTGCTGCCCGTGCAGCAATACACAGAACACTTGGCTGCAGTGAAGGCCATCGCCTGGTCGCCCCACCAGCACggcctgctggcctcaggtggCGGCACGGCTGACCGCTGCATCCGCTTCTGGAACACTCTGACCGGCCAGCCGCTGCAGTGCACCGACACCGGCTCTCAGGTCTGCAACCTGGCCTGGTCCAAGCACACCAATGAACTGGTGAGTCCTCTGATGCTGATGCTCTTGATGTGAAAGAAAATAGTTgcgggggggggaaaaaaagtgcagTTGGTTCCAGATATGTTGGTGACTCAAAGCTCAGCTTGGAAATGACTAAAGGATTTtaaatcaggctttttttttgtggtaaataccagtttttagttttctctgaGGTCTGAGCTGCCAGTACAGTTTAAGTTCCTCATTTTTATTGACTTGAacacatgagacagataatgtgCTGGAGGTTCTTTGAGATTGcagttaaaattttttattattttatctatttttttttttccatttaatttttactcCAGAATGCTTTCACTTTTTACTAAGAAAGTAGAAATTGTTGCTGTTTcttaaatatttgacttttgcCAGGGTAACGGGTGTTTCTTTGAACGTTGTGACCCTGCCattagctttttgtttgtttttgttttgttttttcactgcTTTTATTCAATACCACACCTACTGTTTGCTCCTGTCTGCTTCTGAGCCACTTTCCTgctcatttgtttgcttttcttttgtttgttgttctctCCAGGTTAGCACACATGGTTATTCCCAAAACCAGATTCTGGTTTGGAAGTATCCCTCTTTAACCCAAGTGGCAAAACTCACCGGGCATTCCTACAGAGTACTCTACCTGGTAAGCAATTTATACAGAGATTTAACCACCATAAACAAGAAAACTGTGTAATTAGAACCATAGAAGACAATTATTATAAGAAGTTGGTGAAGGATAATAATAGGCACAGGGGAATCTTTGCTTGGATATTAATTCACgtgtacatatttttaaatttgaaaggaCAGTAAATTAGCTAATTTTTAAGTTCTTTTGGCCTCTTTAAATTTGTCACTAGACCCAAAATCTGCTACAATATCCTTTCCAGAGGGTTCAAGCATCTTAATCTTTCCATCAAATTCACcctcaaaattaattttcttcttttcattgtttatatttaaattcttcaatgttgttaaaattcattaaagtattcatacctccaAATTAGAGCGtcctaatgtttttttctcacatgaTCGTAGATGCTGTTTACAGTATTCTGGCTCCAGGCAGAGAACAGCTGATCGTGGTTTTGATCCTAGATAAATTGCTCTGGTGGTTTTCTGTCTTTAGAGCTGCTTTAATAGATATTACCTGTGAAGTCAAACCGTCTACCTCCTCTATGATCCTCTACAAAAAATCTGGAACTGTGCCGAGAGAGGGTCAAACATTTACTGGTGGAGACATCTGCAGTGATGTAATATGACGGCACCATGTTGCTATGGGAAGCCAAGCCGTTTCTTTTATAGAACCAGTTAAAATCTGGTTCTCCTTCCAGCTCCTGGTTGGGCGATGGAGCTGATTTGCTGGAAAATAATGAATAGACAGTCAGCTTTTCTGGAACGTAGCTAGAATGATAACAGTATAACCCCGATCTTTATTTTGTGTACTGGATGTGTAATAAGGCACTCTGTGCAGGCCATGTCACCCGATGGAGAAGCCATCGTGACCGGGGCGGGAGATGAAACGCTTCGGTTCTGGAACGTCTTCAGTAAAATGAGATCCACTAAGGTAGCGACCCAACtcctttttcaaaatgttccatTCCCCTAAATGCTCAACGTGGCATTTTAAAAcgatttttttgtgatttctcCCTCTCAGGAATCGGTGTCGGTGCTGAACCTCTTCACCAGGATCCGGTAGTCTGTTCTGCAAGGGAGCGGCGGCGGGAAGGGGGATTCATCTCTGCACGCATCGCGTTGTGACCGGACCATCTTCAGGAGGGGAGGCGGGGCCCCCTTCCCCTCCACTTCCTTTTGAATAATTTAGTCGTGTTGTAGCTGAGGTTGGGAGGTGCTGCAGAGATGCACAGTCAGGTTGTGGAGAGCTGTAGGGAGGAGTACAGCGCACACAGAGTGAACCACTGCCTCTGCCAACAGACCTGTGGTCCCCGACCACGGGGAGCATTCTGGAGTCGTCtgtgtgattgttttgtttacaaactGACTCTGTGCATACCTGCCAAAATATATTACGTTTGTCCTTttgattgtttgtttatttatttttaacacttttttttgttaaagatatattctgatggatttattttcatgtcCGTAGCTTTCAGTCTATTGTCTGGACTAAGTCTGGATTTGTTCAGGTTTGTTGACAGgaaatccttttttgttttttgttattcagTTCTGATGTGTCTCGCATAAAGACTACAAATAACATCAACCAGTTTTGCTTCGAAATCTCAAGACAAGtcgatttcattttttttaaaaagccttattttttttaaacagagttCATTTTAGGATAATAAGTGTTCAGGCATTATTTCTCAATATCATaagttaaagaagaaaaggacTTATGGAAAACTGTACATAAGGACAATATTACAGGAGTAATTCCTGTGAAGCTGTATCGTTTTAGTCTGACTTGTatgggattctttttttttttttatcttattatcCTTTAGTTCATTTGTGGATTATTGGACaaggaacatttttttaaaagtcagtttGGTTCATCTGTGTACTTTGTAACCACAACTGAACtttacagtttgaaaaaagaaacaaaatgaataatcCGAACAAATTATGTTTGCAGAACTTTTGCGTTATCTGCTGAGATGCTTGAGCCCAACGCCCTTCAGCCATGGTTTTtggataaacatattttaccGTATCATATCACCTGCTTTCATTTTCTCCCTGGAATGTCAAGTTGAGGTGCCAGGTTTAAAtgaatgacttttatttttctatacaGTGAAGCATGTTTGAGGAAAAGATGAGCAGATTTGCTGCAAACATCTCATTTGATGCCACTTCAAACTTATCCTGCCAATGTAAATTATGGAAAGACTGTTTAAGTGGAAAACTTTCTGTACCAAGATTTGATCAGCAAATAAATGCCCATATCTTGTCAAGTCTGCCACGGCTCGgctgttttgtttcaaatcCGAGCTTtcggtaaatggactgaacttttATAGCATCTTTCTAGTCAGATTCAGCAAGCTGCACTCTTAAAACGTCCATATAGCGTCCCTGTATGcgtttcttttaataatgcgCTTTTTGATTTACAGAGTccttttctcagatttttttaaaaattcattaaaatattgtaagttcataaaattatatatatatataatatatatataattttattttcaagattATTCAGCTTGACTATTTTGGTCCCCTGTGGCAAAAATGAAATGTCTTGACTTTGGTCTAGACCATCAAATCCgacataaaattgttttatttactaatGAGAATCTTATGCTGTACTTGAGTTTTATTCACTTATCATTTATTTCCTATCATCCTTCATCAATCTAAACACTTTCTAGCTTCCGTCTCCTTTTCTACGCCAAATCCAAACACCAGAGGGAGCCACTCAAATCCACATCTGCTTCCACACCCCTGCATTCAACCTTAAACAAATTACCTTGAAGGTGAAGTTCAGATCTAGCATACTCCCTAT includes:
- the fzr1a gene encoding fizzy/cell division cycle 20 related 1a: MMDQDYECRLLRQINIQNENASPIKAVGAVRSLTPTSSPLSSPSKHGDRFIPSRAGANWSVNFHRINEIEKSHSQNRKTKDGTTDSNKVDGLAYSALLKNELLGAGIEKVQDPQSEDRRLQPSTPAKRSLFSYSVSTKRALPEEDGNTVSPYSLSPVSSNSQKLLRSPRKPTRKISKIPFKVLDAPELQDDFYLNLVDWSSLNVLSVGLGTCVYLWSACTSQVTRLCDLSVEGDSVTSVGWSERGNLVAVGTHKGYVQIWDAAAGKKLSVLEGHTARVGALAWNADQLSSGSRDRVILQRDIRAPPLQSERRLQGHRQEVCGLKWSTDHQLLASGGNDNKLLVWNHSSVLPVQQYTEHLAAVKAIAWSPHQHGLLASGGGTADRCIRFWNTLTGQPLQCTDTGSQVCNLAWSKHTNELVSTHGYSQNQILVWKYPSLTQVAKLTGHSYRVLYLAMSPDGEAIVTGAGDETLRFWNVFSKMRSTKESVSVLNLFTRIR